CGCGCCACGGGATCCGTCACCCGCGGCGACCTGATGGAGCTGTTCAGCGACCTGCCCGCGCCACGACCGACCGGTTTCGCGCAGATCCCCCAGCCGATGGGTCCCGCACCGATGCCGTACGGCATGCCTCCGCACCCCTACGAGGGCGCGACGAGGTCCGACAAGTCACGGCTCGCCGCGGGGCTCCTGCAGATCCTGCTGCCGTTCGGGGTCGGCCGGTTCTACACCGGGCACACCGGCATCGCGGTGGCCCAGCTGCTGCTGTTCTTCCTCGGCGGAGTGATCACGTGCGGGCTCGGAACCTTCGCCGCGGTGATCTGGTGCGTGATCGACGGGATCGTCCTCCTGAGCACCGAGAGCACCGACGCGCACGGGCGCGTTCTGTCGTCCTGAACAGGGGTTCTCTCGGCCGGAGCAATGCGTCGTCCCTCGCGGAGCGCCCGGCTGCGCGGCGCGGGTTGGTCGTCGCGGAGTTCGACACTCCGCGACGACGCGTCACCCGTGCAGCCGGGAGCTCATCCGGTGCGGCCGGTCGATCCACTGCGCGGAAGCGGATCGCGGCTCGGCGGCGCCGGACCGCACCGCGTGCACCGCGAGCAGCCCAGCGACCGCGGG
This window of the Saccharopolyspora gloriosae genome carries:
- a CDS encoding DUF1707 domain-containing protein; amino-acid sequence: MSSPHDPGRMRIGDHERAQAIQALGEHYALSRLSLTEYEERVDRATGSVTRGDLMELFSDLPAPRPTGFAQIPQPMGPAPMPYGMPPHPYEGATRSDKSRLAAGLLQILLPFGVGRFYTGHTGIAVAQLLLFFLGGVITCGLGTFAAVIWCVIDGIVLLSTESTDAHGRVLSS